The Podarcis raffonei isolate rPodRaf1 chromosome 2, rPodRaf1.pri, whole genome shotgun sequence genome window below encodes:
- the RACK1 gene encoding receptor of activated protein C kinase 1, whose protein sequence is MTEQMTLRGTLKGHNGWVTQIATTPQFPDMILSASRDKTIIMWKLTRDETNYGIPQRALRGHSHFVSDVVISSDGQFALSGSWDGTLRLWDLTTGTTTRRFVGHTKDVLSVAFSSDNRQIVSGSRDKTIKLWNTLGVCKYTVQDESHSEWVSCVRFSPNSSNPIIVSCGWDKLVKVWNLANCKLKTNHIGHTGYLNTVTVSPDGSLCASGGKDGQAMLWDLNEGKHLYTLDGGDIINALCFSPNRYWLCAATGPSIKIWDLEGKIIVDELKQEVISTSSKAEPPQCTSLAWSADGQTLFAGYTDNLVRVWQVTIGTR, encoded by the exons ATGACGGAGCAGATGACCCTGCGTGGCACCCTGAAGGGCCACAACGGATGGGTGACCCAGATCGCCACCACCCCTCAGTTCCCGGACATGATCCTCTCCGCCTCACGCG ACAAGACGATCATCATGTGGAAGCTGACTCGGGATGAAACCAACTACGGGATCCCCCAGAGAGCCCTTCGGGGCCACTCCCACTTCGTCAGCGATGTGGTTATCTCCTCAGATGGGCAGTTTGCCCTCTCTGGCTCATGGGATGGCACCCTGCGCCTCTGGGATCTTACCAC AGGCACCACCACCCGGCGTTTTGTGGGCCACACCAAGGATGTGCTGAGTGTGGCTTTCTCTTCTGACAACCGCCAGATCGTCTCAGGTTCCAGGGACAAAACCATCAAACTCTGGAACACTTTGGGAGTCTGCAAGTACACTGTACAG GACgagagccactcagagtgggTCTCCTGTGTGCGCTTCTCCCCCAACAGCAGCAACCCCATCATTGTCTCCTGTGGCTGGGACAAGCTCGTGAAG GTGTGGAACTTGGCTAACTGCAAGCTGAAGACCAATCACATTGGGCACACTGGCTACTTGAACACAGTGACAGTCTCGCCTGATGGCTCTCTGTGTGCTTCAGGTGGCAAG GACGGCCAGGCTATGCTGTGGGACTTGAACGAAGGCAAGCACCTGTACACCCTGGATGGTGGAGACATCATCAACGCCTTATGCTTCAGCCCCAACCGCTACTGGCTGTGTGCAGCCACTGGACCCAGCATCAAGATATGG GACCTGGAAGGCAAAATCATTGTGGATGAGCTCAAGCAGGAAGTGATCAGCACCAGCAGCAAGGCGGAGCCGCCCCAGTGCACCTCATTGGCCTGGTCTGCTGACGGACAG ACTCTGTTTGCCGGCTACACGGATAACCTTGTGCGCGTCTGGCAGGTCACCATCGGGACCAGATGA
- the LOC128408953 gene encoding histone H1-like, producing the protein MGRGRRPGSRQGKRQGTRQGRRQSTRQGIRQGSPVLHTEAEGSSAPPPATISEPSTSESSGRGKKRLSGPLSQLILKAFEDSSSRKGVSLAALKKFLREGGYNLNRNKNSHLKRELHKLVSNGVLIRLTGSGASGSFKHGGKTPPKKSAKPEARKVRKTAAAHKRPASGSREPRKKSPKKQPAVSKPKGVRSSRKTAVPGRRRQLDKHSTVKGS; encoded by the coding sequence ATGGGTCGCGGAAGGCGGCCGGGATCCCGGCAGGGAAAGCGTCAAGGAACTCGGCAGGGAAGGCGTCAATCAACCCGGCAGGGAATCCGACAGGGAAGCCCCGTACTTCACACCGAGGCAGAAGGCTCGAGCGCCCCTCCGCCTGCAACTATTTCCGAACCGTCCACTTCCGAATCCTCGGGGAGAGGAAAGAAGCGCCTTTCCGGCCCTTTGTCTCAGCTTATCCTGAAGGCTTTCGAGGATTCCAGCTCGCGGAAAGGCGTGTCGCTGGCAGCCCTGAAGAAATTCCTCAGGGAAGGAGGCTACAACCTGAACAGGAACAAAAATAGCCACCTCAAACGGGAGCTGCATAAACTGGTATCGAATGGGGTCTTGATCCGCTTAACCGGCAGCGGCGCTTCGGGATCCTTCAAGCATGGCGGGAAAACCCCGCCGAAGAAATCTGCCAAGCCTGAGGCGAGGAAAGTGAGGAAAACGGCGGCTGCCCACAAAAGGCCGGCGTCGGGTAGCAGGGAGCCGAGAAAGAAGTCGCCGAAGAAACAGCCGGCCGTTTCTAAACCAAAAGGTGTCCGAAGTAGTAGAAAGACAGCCGTCCCTGGCAGGAGACGGCAGCTCGACAAGCATTCAACGGTGAAAGGTTCTTAA
- the LOC128408931 gene encoding histone H1.5-like, which yields MIEVMTPVGTQAPVPRRKRPGRGKRGETRFPEKSSIITRSMQRRRSLNPGKTIKSLPNISGLVVQAIAASASNGLTLTELKEVLSAKGYNVRRQSPRTQRKMHALVLKGAVVRMTHSDGSKFFVIRKHQSKASKIFENPKRTAGARKVRVGRRYGTCTGTKTKGEVEGAKSSADKTGEARQKLRIPNRRRRCPRKNGTGRRSQRLAQKAASSTSDNSDNKAEDQHCSSRSAASALKTTRNLRNRPASAEKSKRASSKSTSERSRSSKSNSTTSPKGVGKPYSKETPSAKKTRFCRSRDVSSAKEQNSMGKAAFPPRRPKRRARRRR from the coding sequence ATGATTGAGGTTATGACGCCTGTAGGAACACAGGCCCCAGTTCCTAGGAGAAAGAGGCCAGGCCGAGGCAAGAGAGGAGAAACTCGTTTCCCCGAAAAGTCGTCAATAATTACGAGGTCAATGCAAAGGAGGAGAAGCCTGAATCCTGGTAAGACCATCAAGTCCCTCCCTAATATCTCAGGGCTCGTTGTCCAAGCGATTGCCGCAAGTGCGTCGAACGGCCTCACCCTCACAGAGCTGAAGGAAGTCCTCAGCGCCAAGGGCTACAATGTGAGGAGGCAAAGCCCCAGAACTCAGAGGAAAATGCACGCCCTGGTGTTGAAAGGCGCTGTGGTGCGCATGACTCACAGCGATGGCTCAAAGTTTTTCGTCATCAGGAAGCACCAGAGCAAGGCcagcaaaatatttgaaaaccccAAAAGGACTGCAGGGGCAAGGAAAGTCCGAGTTGGGCGAAGGTATGGCACATGCACTGGCACAAAAACGAAAGGAGAAGTGGAGGGAGCCAAGAGCTCTGCGGATAAGACGGGAGAGGCTCGCCAGAAACTCCGAATCCCCAACAGGAGGAGACGATGCCCCAGGAAAAATGGCACTGGCCGGAGGTCGCAGAGGCTTGCCCAAAAAGCTGCTTCTAGCACGTCTGACAACTCGGATAACAAAGCCGAAGATCAGCACTGTTCCAGCAGGAGTGCTGCATCTGCTTTGAAGACCACCAGGAACCTCAGGAACAGGCCTGCCTCTGCGGAGAAATCAAAAAGGGCTAGCAGCAAAAGCACTTCGGAAAGGTCAAGGTCTTCTAAGAGCAACAGCACAACCTCTCCGAAAGGTGTGGGGAAGCCCTACAGCAAGGAAACACCCAGTGCAAAGAAAACAAGATTCTGTAGGAGCAGAGATGTTTCCTCTGCCAAAGAACAAAACTCCATGGGGAAAGCTGCGTTTCCCCCCCGAAGGCCCAAGCGCAGAGCTAGACGAAGGAGATAG